From a region of the Haloferax volcanii DS2 genome:
- a CDS encoding DUF7321 family protein, translating into MADETTLATLAAITVTASFPFYLYGAWIMIDAETVSWDVLVYHLKIIFPGLVLNTVPVVTWMLPRLFQQLNGLSALHAILGLQAYAMLIFALTGIVRIFQAKWEADLYRDPDQDVSLDDLHENMGAWRGRLRVGVFGYVIFWVFAWLLGIYRYLSGYVFG; encoded by the coding sequence ATGGCAGACGAGACGACGCTCGCCACGCTCGCCGCGATTACCGTCACGGCCAGCTTCCCGTTTTACCTCTACGGCGCGTGGATAATGATCGACGCCGAGACGGTGTCGTGGGACGTGCTCGTCTACCACCTCAAAATCATCTTCCCCGGGCTCGTGTTGAACACGGTCCCGGTCGTCACGTGGATGCTCCCCCGGCTCTTTCAGCAGCTCAACGGGCTCAGCGCCCTCCACGCGATTCTCGGCCTGCAGGCGTACGCGATGCTCATCTTCGCGCTCACGGGAATCGTCCGCATCTTCCAGGCCAAGTGGGAGGCCGACCTCTACCGCGACCCGGACCAGGACGTGTCGCTCGACGACCTCCACGAGAACATGGGCGCGTGGCGCGGCCGCCTCCGCGTCGGCGTCTTCGGCTACGTCATCTTCTGGGTGTTCGCGTGGCTGCTCGGCATCTACCGCTACCTGAGCGGCTACGTGTTCGGCTGA
- the nth gene encoding endonuclease III: MGTPLESREAQAEEVLDRLYEEYPDTTISLSYSNRLELLIAVMLSAQCTDERVNKVTAELFEKYDDAADYAAADQEELADDISSITYYNNKAKYIRSACADIIEKHDGEVPDTMSALTDLAGVGRKTANVVLQHGHDIVEGIVVDTHVQRLSRRLGLTEEEYPERIEEDLMPVVPERDWQQFTHLFISHGRAVCDARNPDCDACVLEDLCPSSKRDHDVDLASGEAW, from the coding sequence ATGGGCACGCCACTCGAAAGCCGCGAGGCGCAGGCCGAGGAGGTCCTCGACCGACTGTACGAGGAGTACCCCGACACCACCATCTCGCTTTCCTACTCGAACCGCCTCGAGCTGCTCATCGCCGTCATGCTCTCGGCGCAGTGTACCGACGAGCGCGTCAACAAGGTCACCGCGGAGCTGTTCGAGAAGTACGACGACGCCGCGGACTACGCCGCCGCCGACCAAGAGGAGCTGGCCGACGACATCAGCTCCATCACCTACTACAACAACAAGGCGAAGTACATCCGCTCCGCCTGCGCGGACATCATCGAGAAACACGACGGCGAGGTTCCGGACACCATGTCCGCGCTGACCGACCTCGCCGGCGTCGGCCGGAAGACCGCGAACGTCGTCCTCCAGCACGGCCACGACATCGTCGAGGGCATCGTCGTCGACACCCACGTCCAGCGGCTCTCGCGCCGCCTCGGCCTGACAGAGGAGGAGTACCCCGAGCGAATCGAGGAGGACCTGATGCCGGTCGTCCCTGAGCGAGACTGGCAGCAGTTCACGCACCTGTTCATCAGCCACGGGAGGGCCGTCTGCGACGCGCGCAACCCGGACTGCGACGCGTGCGTGCTCGAAGACCTCTGTCCCTCGTCGAAGCGCGACCACGACGTCGACCTCGCCAGCGGCGAGGCGTGGTAA
- the pan1 gene encoding proteasome-activating nucleotidase Pan1: MTDTVDDVDLPYDKDSASQQEKITALQERLEVLETQNEEMRDKLLDTNAENNKYQQKLERLTHENKKLKQSPLFVATVQEITDEGVIIKQHGNNQEALTEVTDEMREELEPDARVAVNNSLSIVKRLDKETDVRARVMQVEHSPDVTYEDIGGLEEQMQEVRETVEMPLDRPEMFAEVGIDPPSGVLLYGPPGTGKTMLAKAVANQTNASFIKMAGSELVHKFIGEGAKLVRDLFEVARENEPAVIFIDEIDAIASKRTDSKTSGDAEVQRTMMQLLAEMDGFDERGNIRIIAATNRFDMLDPAILRPGRFDRLIEVPKPNEDGREIIFQIHTRKMNVSDDVDFVELAEMADNASGADIKAVCTEAGMFAIRDDRTEIFMQDFVDAWEKIQQEASDETEVSRAFA; this comes from the coding sequence ATGACCGATACTGTGGACGACGTCGATCTCCCCTACGATAAGGACTCGGCGTCGCAGCAGGAGAAGATCACCGCCCTTCAAGAGCGGCTCGAAGTTCTCGAAACGCAGAACGAGGAGATGCGCGACAAGCTCCTCGACACGAACGCCGAGAACAACAAGTATCAACAGAAGCTCGAGCGCCTTACCCACGAGAACAAGAAGCTCAAGCAGTCGCCGCTCTTCGTTGCGACGGTTCAGGAAATCACCGACGAGGGGGTCATCATCAAGCAGCACGGTAACAACCAAGAGGCCCTCACCGAAGTGACCGACGAGATGCGCGAAGAGCTCGAACCCGACGCGCGCGTCGCCGTGAACAACTCTCTCTCCATCGTCAAGCGACTCGACAAGGAGACGGACGTCCGGGCGCGCGTGATGCAGGTCGAACACAGCCCCGACGTGACCTACGAGGACATTGGCGGCCTCGAAGAGCAGATGCAGGAGGTCCGCGAGACGGTCGAGATGCCGCTCGACCGCCCCGAGATGTTCGCTGAGGTCGGCATCGACCCCCCGTCGGGCGTGCTCCTCTACGGCCCGCCGGGCACCGGGAAGACGATGCTCGCCAAGGCCGTCGCCAACCAGACGAACGCCTCGTTCATCAAGATGGCCGGCTCCGAGCTGGTGCACAAGTTCATCGGTGAGGGCGCGAAGCTCGTCCGCGACCTGTTCGAAGTCGCTCGCGAGAACGAACCCGCCGTCATCTTCATCGACGAGATAGACGCCATCGCCTCGAAGCGGACGGACTCGAAGACCTCCGGCGACGCCGAGGTCCAGCGCACGATGATGCAGTTACTCGCCGAGATGGACGGCTTCGACGAGCGCGGCAACATCCGCATCATCGCGGCGACCAACCGCTTCGACATGCTCGACCCCGCGATTCTCCGCCCCGGTCGGTTCGACCGCCTCATCGAGGTGCCCAAGCCGAACGAGGACGGCCGCGAGATAATCTTCCAGATTCACACCCGGAAGATGAACGTCTCCGACGACGTGGACTTCGTCGAACTCGCCGAGATGGCCGACAACGCCTCCGGTGCCGACATCAAGGCCGTCTGTACGGAAGCCGGGATGTTCGCCATCCGTGACGACCGCACGGAGATATTCATGCAGGACTTCGTCGACGCCTGGGAGAAGATTCAGCAGGAAGCCTCGGACGAGACCGAAGTCTCCCGCGCGTTCGCGTAA
- a CDS encoding helix-turn-helix domain-containing protein, whose amino-acid sequence MSTTEAVERESEPDADDRWASVRDMPPSAKLVAKILDYEDTLTQSQIAEESLLPPRTVRYALSRLEDEGAVDSRFSFSDARKRLYTLNI is encoded by the coding sequence ATGAGCACTACGGAAGCAGTCGAACGCGAGTCCGAACCCGACGCAGACGACCGCTGGGCGTCGGTTCGGGACATGCCCCCGAGCGCCAAGTTGGTCGCGAAGATTCTCGACTACGAGGACACGCTCACCCAGAGCCAAATCGCCGAGGAGTCGCTTCTGCCCCCGCGAACCGTCCGCTACGCGCTCTCCCGACTGGAAGACGAGGGCGCGGTCGACTCCCGGTTTTCGTTCTCCGACGCGCGCAAGCGCCTCTACACGCTCAACATTTAA
- the mre11 gene encoding DNA double-strand break repair protein Mre11, protein MTRVIHTGDTHLGYQQYHSPERRQDFLDAFERVVADALDGDVDAVVHAGDLYHDRRPELPDLLGTLAALRRLDDAGIPFLAIVGNHESTRGGQWLDLFERLGLATRLGRDPHVVGGVAFYGLDHVPRSRRDELDYQFDPVDADRAVLVAHGLFTPFAHADWETETVLAESNVDFDAVLLGDNHVPDTAELDGTWVTYCGSTERASASERDPRGYNLVEFTPDAVDIRRRTLETRPFAFVEVDLAGDEGIERVRQRVREFDLEDAVVIVELRGEGETVTPAAVESFAVEEGALVARVNDKRDIDDDGDLATDVTFADPDDAVRERVREMGLSSAALDVDETVRASKVADSNVRDEVRERVESLLSDDPDAFVAAERESDAEAEESESVEDAADGEDAAAVEDTAETAAEAATDTDTETTADTDSETAADPAASRDSSLGDFA, encoded by the coding sequence ATGACACGGGTGATACACACCGGCGACACCCACCTCGGGTATCAGCAGTACCACTCGCCGGAGCGCCGACAGGACTTCCTCGACGCCTTCGAGCGGGTCGTCGCGGACGCGCTCGACGGAGACGTGGACGCCGTCGTCCACGCGGGCGACCTCTACCACGACCGCCGTCCCGAACTCCCCGACCTTCTCGGGACGCTCGCCGCGCTCCGCCGCCTCGACGACGCCGGGATTCCCTTCCTCGCCATCGTCGGCAACCACGAGTCGACCCGCGGCGGGCAGTGGCTCGACCTCTTCGAGCGCCTCGGACTGGCGACGAGGCTCGGGCGCGACCCGCACGTCGTCGGCGGCGTGGCGTTCTACGGCCTCGACCACGTGCCGCGCTCCCGCCGCGACGAACTCGACTACCAGTTCGACCCCGTCGACGCCGACCGCGCGGTGCTCGTCGCCCACGGGCTGTTCACACCCTTTGCGCACGCCGACTGGGAGACCGAAACCGTCCTCGCCGAGTCGAACGTCGACTTCGACGCGGTCCTCCTCGGCGATAACCACGTCCCCGACACCGCCGAGCTCGACGGGACGTGGGTGACCTACTGCGGCTCGACCGAGCGCGCGAGCGCGAGCGAGCGCGACCCCCGAGGGTACAACCTCGTCGAGTTCACGCCCGACGCGGTCGACATCCGCCGGCGAACCCTCGAAACGCGCCCGTTCGCGTTCGTCGAGGTCGACCTCGCCGGCGACGAGGGTATCGAGCGCGTCCGCCAGCGCGTCCGCGAGTTCGACCTCGAAGACGCGGTCGTCATCGTCGAACTGCGGGGCGAGGGCGAAACCGTCACGCCCGCGGCGGTCGAGTCGTTCGCCGTCGAGGAGGGCGCGCTCGTCGCCCGCGTCAACGACAAGCGCGACATCGACGACGACGGCGACTTGGCGACCGACGTGACCTTCGCCGACCCCGACGACGCGGTGCGCGAGCGGGTCCGCGAGATGGGCCTGTCGAGCGCCGCCCTCGACGTGGACGAGACGGTCCGCGCGAGCAAGGTCGCCGACTCGAACGTCCGCGACGAGGTGCGCGAGCGCGTCGAATCGCTCCTCTCGGACGACCCGGACGCCTTCGTCGCCGCCGAGCGCGAGAGCGACGCCGAAGCCGAGGAGTCGGAGAGCGTCGAGGACGCGGCGGACGGCGAAGACGCGGCGGCCGTCGAAGACACAGCCGAGACGGCCGCTGAAGCGGCGACCGACACCGACACCGAGACGACGGCCGACACCGACTCGGAGACCGCCGCGGACCCCGCGGCGAGCCGCGACAGTTCGCTGGGTGATTTCGCGTGA